A part of Rhizobium binae genomic DNA contains:
- the fdxB gene encoding ferredoxin III, nif-specific, whose product MTSSCVTRDGSQWMPEYLNSINPATCIGCGRCFKVCSREVMHPYGIDEAGDMLGACDGEDDFNGELSRVIMVIDYPGRCIGCGACARVCPKNCQTHIAVDHLSPHES is encoded by the coding sequence ATGACAAGCTCATGCGTGACTCGCGACGGATCCCAATGGATGCCGGAATATTTGAATTCGATCAACCCTGCGACCTGCATTGGCTGCGGTCGCTGCTTCAAGGTCTGCTCACGCGAGGTCATGCATCCCTACGGCATCGATGAAGCAGGCGACATGCTCGGTGCCTGCGATGGCGAGGACGACTTTAATGGTGAACTCAGTCGGGTCATCATGGTCATTGATTATCCCGGCCGCTGTATCGGCTGCGGAGCGTGCGCCCGCGTCTGTCCAAAGAACTGCCAGACTCATATCGCCGTTGATCATCTTTCACCGCACGAATCTTGA